Within the Micromonospora citrea genome, the region GGCGAGCTGGGCGAGCACGCCCGCGCCGAGGGGGTCGCCCTCTTCCTGGAACCGCTCAACCGGTACGAGGACCACATGGTCAACCGGCTCGACGACGCCGTCGCCCTCTGCGCGGCCGTCGGGCTGCCCTCGGTGCGGGTGGTGGCCGACACCTTCCACATGAACATCGAGGAGGACGACGTGCACCGGGCGCTGCGCGCCGCCGCGCCGTACCTCGGGCACGTGCAGGTCAGCGACTCCAACCGGTTCCAGCCCGGCGCGGGCCACCTCGACTGGCCGGCGCTGGTGCGTACCCTGCTGGAGATCGACTACCGGGGCTGGTTGGCGCTGGAGTGCCGGCTGCGCGGCGACCCCGTCCGCGCCCTGCACCAGGCCGCCGCCGTGCTGCGGCACGCGCAGCCCCGACAGGCGGCGGCATGAGCACCGGAACCGCCGACGCCGGGCGGGCCGGCACCGCCGCAGGCGGTCCGGGCGGCGGACGGGGCGGCGCGTCGGGCGCGGAGCCCGCGGCCGGCCTCCGGGACGCGGGGGCGCTGCGCCGGCTCGCCGTGGCCACCCTCGACGGCAACTGGGAGCACGACCACACCGTGCCCTCGCGCACCCTCTACCCGCACCAGTGGAGCTGGGACTCCGCGTTCAGCGCGATCGGCTGGGCCCACGTCCGTCCCGACCGCTCCTGGCGGGAGCTGGCCAGCCTGTTCCGGGCGCAGTGGGTCGACGGCCGGGTGCCGCACATCGTGTTCAACCCGGCGCTGCGGGTCGGCTCCTACTTCCCGGGGCCGGAGTTCTGGGACTCGGCCAGCGCCGACGGCGCCCCGACGGCCGCCACGTCCGGGCTGATCCAGCCTCCGGTGCACGCGCCGGCCGCGTTGCTGGCGTACCGCCGGTGCCCCTCCGAGCGGGCGCGGGCCGCGCTGCGCCGGCTCTATCCCCGACTGGTCGCGCAACAGCGCTACCTCGCCACCCGGCGGGACGTGGGCGGGGGCGGGCTGGCCTGCGTCGTGCACCCGTGGGAGTCCGGGCTGGACAACAGCCCGGCCTGG harbors:
- a CDS encoding sugar phosphate isomerase/epimerase family protein; the encoded protein is MTIPLACQEQLLPGTDLIQKYALATTLGYDAIELRGSGDLGLARRLPELRRARAAGVVMPTVCVEMDHFIGDFDPERSRDAVRNLRSQLSVIAELGGVGAMTPAAWGMFSRRLPPFEPPRSPAGDRQVLVDALGELGEHARAEGVALFLEPLNRYEDHMVNRLDDAVALCAAVGLPSVRVVADTFHMNIEEDDVHRALRAAAPYLGHVQVSDSNRFQPGAGHLDWPALVRTLLEIDYRGWLALECRLRGDPVRALHQAAAVLRHAQPRQAAA